The genomic region AATCGTTCCGCGGTCCGTGCGGCGCGCCCCGGGGCGATCCCCTGCCAGGAACCACCATGCCGGACCCCCGCATCGCACGATGGCTCGCCGAGCTCACCCTGGACGAGAAGGCCGCCCTCGTGGCGGGCGCCGACCTCTGGCACACGGCAGCGATCCCCCGGCTCGGCATCCCCGCCCTGCGCGTCACCGACGGGCCGAACGGCGCGCGCGGCGTGTCGTTCCGCGGGGCCCTCACGTCGGCCTGCTTCCCGTGCGGGGCGGCGCAGGGGGCGTCCTTCGATCCGGCGCTGGTCGAGCGGATCGGGGCGGCGCTCGCCGAGGAGGCGCGCAGCAAGGGCGCCGGGGTGCTCCTCGCGCCGACCGTGAACCTCCAGCGGACGCCGACGGGCGGGCGCAACTTCGAGTGCGCCTCGGAGGACCCCTTCCTCGCGGCGCGCATGGCGGCAGCCTTCGTGCGCGGCGTGCAGGGGCGCGGCGTCGGCGCGTGCGTGAAGCACTTCGCCTGCAACGACGCCGAGTGGGAGCGACACCGGGCGAGCGTCGAGGTGGACGAGCGGGCGCTGCGCGAGCTCTACCTCGCACCCTTCGAGGCCGCCGTGCGCGAGGCGGGCGCGTGGTCGGTGATGGCGGCCTACAACCGGCTCGGGGGCCTGCACTGCAGCGAGCACGAGCGGCTGCTCACCGGGATCCTGCGCGAGGAGTGGGGCTTCGACGGGGTCGTGATCTCGGACTGGTTCGCGACCCGCTCCGGCCCGGCCTCGATCCGGGCCGGCATGGACCTCGAGATGCCGGGGCCGCCGCGCCACTACGGCGCGAAGCTGGCCGGTGCCGTGAAGGCCGGCGAGGCGGACGCGGCCGCGCTCGACACCTCCGTGCGCCGGGTCCTCGGCCTGCTCGCACGTACCGGCGCGCTCGATGCCGGGGCGCCGCTGCCCGAGCGCAGCGAGGACCGGCCCGAGCACCGCGCGCTCGCGCGCGAGGCCGCGGCCGCGGGGATGGTGCTCCTGCGCAACGCAGGCGACGCGCTGCCGCTCGCGGGCCGGCGCCCGGGAGCCGGTGGCGCCGGGACGCCGGTGCGCGCCGGGATCGTGGACCGGCTCGCGGTGATCGGACCGAACGCCGATCGCGCCGTGATCCAGGGCGGGGGCAGCGCGCGGGTGACGCCCCATGACCCGGTGTCGCCGCTCGCGGGCATTGCCGAGCGGGCCGCGCCAGCGGGGATCGAGCTGCTCTTCGCGCGCGGCCCCACCTGCTACCGCACGCTCCCGGCCCTCGAAGCCGCCGACGTCGAGGGCGCGATCGAGCTCGAGGTCTTCGCGGGCGCGGAGCCCGGCGAGGCGCCCCTGCGCCGCGAGCGCACGCGCAGCGGCGAAGTGCTCTGGCTCACCCCGCCTGCCCCGATCGCGGCCGGCGAGCGCTTCTCGGCGCGCCTGCGCACGCGCCTGCGCGCGCGCGAGGGCGGCGCGCAGCGGCTCTCGCTGGTGAGCGCGGGCCGCGCGCGGCTGCGCGTGGACGGCCGCGAGGCGATCGATCTCTGGGGCGGGCGCGAGCGCGGGAGCGCCTTCTTCGGGCTCGGATCGCAGGAGGTGGAGATCGCCCTCCCGCTCGCCAGCGGCGCCTCGGTGGAGATCGAGGTGGACTTCGCGCACGATCGCCCGGGGCTGCCCGCGGGCCTGCGCGTCGGCTTCGCGCCGCCCGAGCCCTCCGACGCGCTCGCGCGCGCGGTCGCCGCCGCGCACGGCGCGGACGCGGCCGTGGTCGTCGTGGGGCTCGACGAGGACTGGGAGAGCGAGGGCCGCGACCGGGACTCCTTCGCGCTCCCCGGCCGGCAGGACGAGCTCGTGGCGGCGGTGGCCGCCGCGAACCCGCGCACGATCGTGGTCGTGAACGCGGGCTCGCCCGTTGCGATGCCCTGGGCCGAGGACGCCGCGGCCCTGCTCCAGCTCTGGTACCCCGGCCAGGAGGGTGGCCGCGCGCTCGCCGACGTGCTCTTCGGCGACGCCGACCCCGGCGGGCGCCTTCCGCTCACGATCCCGCTGCGCATGGAGGACACGCCGGCCTTCCTCTCCTGCCCCGGCGAGGGCCTGACCCTGCGCTACGACGAGGGCGTCTTCGCGGGCTACCGCTGGTACGACGCGCGCGGGGTCGAGCCGCGCTTCCCCTTCGGGCACGGGCTCTCGTACGCGCGCTTCGCGTACGGGGCGCTGCGCCTCGTGCGGGAGGAGGTCGCGGCCGGCGAGGAGGTTGCGGCCGAGATCGAGGTCACGAACACGGGCCCGCGCGCGGGCGTCGAAGTGGTGCAGCTCTATCTCGAGCCGCCGCCCGGGCCGTGGCGGCGGCCACCGCGGGCGCTCGCCGGCTTTGCGAAGCTGCGCCTCGCGCCGGGCGAACGCGGCGTCGCGCGCTTCCGCGTGGCGCCGCGCGCGCTCGCCATCTGGGACGGCGCGGCGCAGCGCTGGCACGTCGAGCCCGGCGCCTACGCGCTCGCGGCCGGGCGCTCCTCGCGCGATCTGCGCGCGCGCGCCGGCTTCCGGGTGTCCTGAGCAGCGCCCGGGCGCTGCGCACGACGCCGTGGCAAGCGTGTGCGAAGCTCGCAGCGGCATGAGCGTTACCTCCGCGCCGCCTCCCGAGGCTCCCGCTCCCGACGCTGCCACCGCTGACCCCTGGTCGCCCCTGCGCCTGGCGGTCTTCCGTTCGCTCTGGATCGCGGGCCTTGCCTCGAACGTCGGCACCTGGATGCAGAACGTCGGCGCCGCCTGGCTCATGACCACGCTCGCGCCGACGCCTTTCTGGGTCTCACTGGTGCAGGCCGCCTCGAGCCTGCCTTTCTTCCTGCTCGCGATTCCGGCCGGCGCGCTGGCCGACGTCGTCGACCGCCGCCGGCTGCTGCTCGCCGCGCAGGCGTGGCTCGCGGTCTCCGCGGCCGCGCTGGCGGCGCTCGCGCTCACCGGCGTGATCGGGCCCGCGGGGCTCCTCGCGCTCACCTTCTCGATCGGCGTCGGCAGCACCTTCGTCGCGCCGGCCTTCCTCGCGCTCATTCCCGAGCTCGTGCCGCGCGAGGAGATCCCCGAGGCCGTCTCGCTCAACGGCATCTCGATGAACCTCGCGCGCGCGGCGGGCCCGGCGGCCGGCGGGCTCGTGGTGGCGGCGGCCGGCGCCGGCGCCGCCTTCGGGGCGAACGCGCTCTCGTACCTGGGCGTGATCGGCGTGCTGGCCCGCTGGCGGCGGGCGCCGGCCGAGACGCGGCTCCCGCCCGAGGACCTGATCGGCGCCATGCGCGCCGGCCTGCGCTACGTGCGCCACAGCGCGCCGCTGCGCCTCGTGCTGATCCGGGTCGCCGTCTTCGTCCTCCCGGCGAGCGCCGTGTGGGCGCTGCTCCCGCTCTACGCGCGCGAGCAGCTCGCGCTCGGGCCGGCGGGCTACGGGGGGCTCCTCGCCTTCTTCGGCGCCGGCGCCGTCGCGGCCGGCGTGGGCCTGCCGCGTCTGCGCGCGCGGGTCGGCCCGCAGCGCGTCACCACGCTCTCCGCGCTCGGCTTCGCGGCGGCGATGCTCCTGCTCGGCATCGTGCCCCCGCTCCCGGTGGCGGCGGGCGCGCTCGCGCTCGCGGGGGCGGGCTGGCTCGCGCTGCTCACGACGCTCAGCGCCGCCGCCCAGCTCGTGCTCCCCGCCTGGGTGCGCGCGCGCGGCCTCTCGGTGTACCTGCTGGTGCTGATGGGAGGCCTCGCGCTCGGCAGCGCCGCCTGGGGGCTCGGCGCGGAGTCGATCGGGGTGCCGGCCGCCTTCGAGCTCGCCGGCGCCGCCGTCGCGCTGTCGCGGCTCTTCGTGTGGCGGCTGCGGCTGCCCGCGGGCGACGCGCCCGATCTCACGCCGGCGGCGCGCTGGCCCGATCCGCAGCTCGGGGTCGCGGTGGCCGCCGATCGCGGGCCGGTGCTGGTGACCGTCGAGTACCAGGTCGAGGCCGGCGACGCCGAGCCCTTCGCGGCAGCGATGCGCGCGCTCGGCGAGATCCGCCTGCGCGACGGCGCGCTGCGCTGGGGCCTGTGGGGCGACGCCGCCCGACCGGGCCACTACCTCGAGTCGTTCGTGATCGAGTCCTGGCTCGAGCACCTGCGCCAGCACGAGCGGATGACGGCCGCCGACCGCGAGGTGCAGGCGATCGCGCAGCGCTTCCACCGCGGCGGCGCCGCGCCGCGCGTTACCCACTACGTCCACGAGCGGATCCCGAAGGCCTGAGCGGTTCAGCCCACGCGCTCGGGCAGGGTCTCGATGCGGCCGCTCGAGCCGATCAGCGACGACGCGAACCAGGCCGCCAGCGCCGACACGATCGCGCCGAGCACCGCCGTCCCGAGGCCGGCCAGCGCGAAGCCGGGCAGCAGCCAGGCGACCAGCATCAGCATGAGGCCGTTCACCACGAGCAGGAACAGGCCGAGCGTCACGATCGTGAGCGGCAGCGTCAGGACCACGAGCAGGGGACGCACGAAGGCGTTGACGAACCCGAGGAGGAAGGCCGCGACCAGCAGGGTGCCGGGGCCGTCGAAGGCCATCCCCGGCACGATCTTCGCCGCCACCCACAGGCCGAAGGCCGAGATCGCCAGGCGCAGGAGGAAGCCCGCCATGGCGGTATTCTAGCCGGATGAGCGACCCCGCCACGCCGAGCGCCTCCCCCTCGCCCGTGCGGCCGGCCCCGCTCCGGATCGGCATCCTCGGCGCCGCCCGGATCGCGCCGATGGCGCTCGTGCGGCCCGCTGCGCGGGTGCCCGAGGTCATGGTGGTGGCCGTGGCCGCGCGCGACCCCGCGAAGGCGCGCCGCTTCGCGGCCCGCCACGGCGTCCCCCGCGTGCTCGACTCCTACGAGGCGCTGCTCGCGGACCCGGACGTCGACGCCCTCTACAATCCGCTCCCGAACGGCCTGCACTGCGAATGGACGATCCGCGCGCTGCACGCGGGCAAGCACGTGCTCTGCGAGAAGCCGATCGCGTCCAACGCCGCCGAGGCCGAGCGCATGGCCGCGACGGCGCGCGAGACGGGCCGCACGCTCGTCGAGGCCTTCCACTGGCGCTACCACCCGCTCGCCGAGCGCATGCGCGCCGTGGTCGCGGGCGGGGAGCTCGGCCGCCTGCGCCACCTCGAGGCCTGGTTCTGCTTCCCGATGATCTTCCCGAACGACATCCGCTGGCGCTGGGACCTGGCCGGCGGCGCGCTCATGGACACCGGCTGCTACACGATCTCGATGCTGCGCCACCTGGCGGCCGCGGATCCCGCGGTGCCGGCGTCGGAGCCCACGGTGACGAGCGCGCGCGCCTGGCTGCGCACGCCGCAGGTGGACCGGCGCTTCGAGGCGGCGCTGCGCTGGCCCGACGGCCGAACCGGGCGGATCGTCTGCGGCCTGCTGACCGGCACGATCGTGCGGACCTCGTTGCGCGCGGTCGGCGACACCGGTGAGATGCGCGTCCTGAACCCCCTCGTGCCCCACCTCGGCAACTGGCTGCGCGTGCGCGGCGCGAGCGGGCGGCGCTCCGAGCAGGTGCCGCGCGGCGAGAGCACCTACACGCACCAGCTCCGCGCCTTCGCCGCCGCGGTGGGTCACGGCGCGCCGGTTCCCACCGGCCCCGCCGACGCCGTCGCGAACATGCGCGTGATCGACGCGGCCTACCGCGCGGCCGGGCTCCGGCCGCGGGCCACCTGAGTCCCAACGTGGGTGCGGGCGCGGAACTCCGCTTCCACGGCGCGCTTGGCGCGCAATACGACGACCGCATGCTGAGCGCGCGATCAGTCACCCCCCGCCAGGGTGCAGATCCATGAGCGTCAATTCGTGCACCCGGAGCACGGCCTGGAAGTCGGGGTCTTCAGGGGAGAGGTCGCTGACTCTGCCTGGCTCGATGCGCGGCTCTCCGCCGCTAGCTTCGCTCATCTCGAAGATCGCCCAGTTCTCGAGCTCGTCTCCGAGACGCGACAGGTAACAGATGCCGTGATAGCTCGGCTCGACCGACCCCACTTCCGTCATCTCGAAGATGCAGCGCGAGATCTCCTGCGTGAGACGACGCGGTGCAGTCAGCCGGATCGTGCCTGCATCGAGATCCGGGAGTCCGTAGTGCACCAGTCGCGCTGCCAGGAGCCGTCGCAGATGGGCCAGCGAACGGCGTCTTCCGACGTGGGCGAACGTGCCGAGAACCGAGGCCTCACCCATGACGCGCCTGCGAAGCCAGGATGCCGGCACCATCCCGGGAGGGATGGCATCGGCTTCCGCTGCGATTCGCGCGAGGCCCGCGACGACCGCCGGATCGGGTCGGAACCGCGCGAGTACCTCCAGGAAGGCGCCTTGGCGCTGACTCGCGGCGTACAGGACGCGGTAGATCCCTCGCGGATCGTCCCAGCGGTTTCCGAACGTATGATCGTCGCTGACGTGCGCCCAATTGGGCCACGTCCACGGATCCGGCCGGCGTGAGATGCGAAAGAGACGGGACGGCGGCCGAACGACCTCGAGTGCCCGTGCCGCTTCGGCCAACCGCTATCCACCGATCACGAAGGCCCGTGCCGCCGCCAGCACCAGGGGCCCGACCTCGTCGAGATCGCCCTCCCGCAGCAGGCGGGCGGGCGAACGATCATCGAGCTCGGGGTTCAGCCCCTGGAACCACGCCTGCGCGACCTGGGCGTCGTCATGATCTGCGATCAGCTTGGCGACGATCAGGGCGAGCTGGAGCCGCTGGGGAAGGTGCGGCCGTGGCTCTCGGTCGCCAGTCTCCCACTCGGCCACCGCACGTGCGTCGTTCACGTCGGCGACGTACGCGGTGAGTCTCCGGCCGAGAAGATGCGAGAGCTCCTTCGCCACCACGGGGAACGGAAGGCGCATCACGTAGCTATGGGCCTCGAGGTCGGGTCGAGAGGTGCTTCGCGCTTGCATCCGAGTCCTCCCATGAGACGGCTCGACCCTAGCATGAAAGCCAGATCAATCACCATCCAATTACGGATGAATACCGAGATAATCTCGCCGGAACGCCACACGAGCTTGATCCCCGGCGTCCCTAGACCACGACGAAATAGCCTAGAATCTTATTGATTTCAATATTTTATGATCGTTGTTTCCTTTGGACCTCACTCTGCCGGAGAGGATTCCGGCTCACCCCTCCGGGTCTCCGAGTGCCCGGTCGCCGCGCAGACGCTTGTCGGCCATCCGGGCCACGAGTGCGCCTCAACCCTGCCCCGTTGCGCGCGTGGTCCGCGGCGCTGGCCTCGAGGACCACGACCCCCACACGGCTCGAGCGGACGCGGGAGGAGGGATGGGTTCCGTCGGTCGAGGCGGGCGCCGCGGGGCGAGGAAATGAACGAACGGCGAGCGAATCCTCGCTACCGTGCCCGGCGCTGGGTGCTGGAACGTAGCCACTCGTGGATGAACCGTTCCGACACAGGACACTAGAGCGAGAGCGCACGGAAGCGTTCCTGCGCGTAGACGAGCAGCGACACCGAGGCGCCTTCCGAGAGCTGCTCGAAGCGGATGCCCATCCCGAAGGGCAGGTTGCGCCGCATCACGTTGCCCGGGACGTTGGTCATGACGACGCGACCCGCGGCGCTGAGCGGTCCGCCCTGGGGCAGCGCAAGGTCGAGCGACACGCGCGCCCGCGTCATCGACGGCTGGCCGACCGTGACGAAGGCGCCCGTCGCGGAGATCGAGTAGACGCGGCCCTCCTTCACGCGGCCCGCGCCCGTGTGGATCACCACCGGCCAGTCGGCGGGCGCGCGCACCGTGCGGCGGCGCCCGCGCATGCGCTCGAGGCCGGCGAGCGCGCGGTTCACCTGGAAGCGCAGCGTGTGGGTGTCGCAGGGGTCGAAGACGGCGAGCTCGATCCCGGCGTCGCGCAGGCGGCGGCGGCCCTCGGCATCCGGCTCGCGGCCGCCGGCCAGGAACACGAGCTCGCCCCCTGCGCCGATCGTGCGCAGCGAGAGCAGCGCCGCGCGCAGGTTCGTCACCGGCAGGTCGGAAGGCACCACCACCGCGCCCACGCGCGAGCCCGCCACGCGCAGGAAGGCGCGTGCCTGGTCCGGCGTCTTGGCCGGGACGGCGCGATAGCCCATCCGCCCGAGCCGCGCGCGCAGGAGCTCCATCTCGGGCGCGCTGGCGCCGAGCACGAGCAGGTCCTTGTCCACGCGCCCCTCCCCGGCCCGAGCGGGCCCCCTGGAAGGCGCTTCGGTGCAGGGCAGGCGCGTGGTGGTGACGGTCATCACCGCGCCGCTCCCGGCGAGGCGCGCGCGCGTGACGGCCCGTCACGGCTGCGGGGCGTCAGGCTCCTCGTGCGGCGGGTGCTCGCCGGGCTCCTCGTCGTCCTCAGGCGGCGCCGGGGCCGGCTCGGCGTTCTCGAGCACGATCCGCACGTCGGCGGGCAGCTCCACCTCGACGTCGCGATCGAGCAGCGCCTCGCTCTCGCCGCCGGCCATGAGCCAGACCCACACCGCGTCGCGGCGCAGGTCCACCACCAGGGCGGCGGCGTCGGTGCCGCCGCCGTGCTGCTTGTTGCCCGTCACGTAGAGGATGCCGTCCTCCTCGAGCAAGGGGCTCTGCACCTCGGTGTTGGTGACGAAGGTGGCGAAGCGCTCGCCGAGCAGCGCATGGAGCCGGCCCGCGAGCGGCTCGCGGCGCCAGAGGTCGACGTCGCGCGGGTACTGGCCGACGAGCTCGCGCAGCGGCGCGAGCGGGCTCGGGTAGCCGGCGGGCAGCGTGACGACGGCCGGGGCGGCGGGCGCCGCCTCGGCGGGCGCCGGCGGGGCCGTGGCCTCCCGGCCGTCGAGCTCGCAGGCGAGCGCGGCCGCGGCGAGCAGCGCGGCGAGCGCCCGGCGGGTGCGTCGGGCTCGCTCCCGGAAGCGGCCGGCAGCGGGCGGCAGGCCCGCGCGGCGGCGGATCGCGTAGACGGGCTCGGCCATCGCTCCTCCCCGGTCTGCCGCGAGCGTATCGCGAAGAGGTGGGTAGGATCACGGCCCTCGGAGGCCTCGTGGCGCAGGGAGGGTCGCGGTCGATCGCCTGGCTCGGGGCCGGCGCGCTGGTGGGCCTCGTCGCGGCGGGCCTGTCCCTGCTCGGCTCGGGCGCCGGCGCCCCGGCGCTGCCCGAGGGCGCCGTCGCCACCGTGAACGGCGCCGCCCTGCGCGCCGCCGACTACCAGCGCGCGCTGGCCGCACTCGAGAGCGACCGGCGCAACCCCGTCGGCGCAGCGGAGGAGCGCTTCGTGCTCGACCGGCTGGTGGACGAGGAGCTGCTGGTCCAGCGCGCGCTCGAGCTCGGCCTCGCGAAGAGCGACCGCCTCGTGCGCAACCAGCTCGTCACCGCGATGATCGCGGCCGTCACCGAGGACGCCGCCCTCGCCGAGCCCGACGAGGCTACGCTGCGCGCCTTCCACGCCGGGCATCCCGATCGCTTCACCGAGCCCGGGCGCCTGCGCGCCCGCCAGCTCTGGGTGCGCGCGGCGCCCCTGCGCAGCGAGGCCGAGGCGCGCGCGCGCGCCGCCGATGCCGCCGCGCGGCTGCGTGCGGGCGCGCCCTTCGACGCCGTGGCCGCGGCGCTCGGCGATCCGCTCGTGGCGCCGCTGCCGGATGCGCCGCTGCCTGCCGCGAAGCTCGCCGGCTACGCCGGCCCCGATGCGCTCGCCGCGCTCGCCGCCGCCGCGCCGGGCGCGGTGAGCGAGCCCCTCGCCTTCGCGGGCGGCTTCCAGGTGCTGTTGCTGTCGGCGCGCGAGGCGCCGGTCTCCCTGCCCTACGACGCCGTTGCCGACGACGTGCGCGCCGAGTGGCGCCGCCGCGCCGGCGACGAGGCGCTGCGCCGCTACCTCGCGGAGCTGCGCGAGCGCGCCGAGATCGAGATCGCGGGGCCGGCCTCGTGAGCCCGCGCCTCGTCGCGCGGCTCGTGCTGGCAGCGCTCGCCTGCCTGCTCGCCGGCGACGCCGGCGCCCACGGGCGGAGCCTGTCCTGGTCGAGCTGGCGCCTCACGCCGGACGGGGCTGCGGTGCGGGTCCGGGTGCCGCTGCTCGAGCTGACCCGGCTCGGCGTCGACCCGGTCCGGGACCCGCGAGCCCCCGCCTCGGTCGCGCAGCGGCTCGCGGCGGAGCTGCGGCTCGCGCGCGGCGGGCGCCCCTGCGAGCCGCTCGGCGATCCCCTGCCGGCGCCGGCGCCCGAGGGCCAGGCCGTCTACGAGTGGCGCGTGCGCTGCGAGCGCAGCGGCGGCTACCGGCTCACGAGCACATTCCTGCTCGACGCGGCGCCCTCGCACCTGCACTTCGCGCGCGTCGAGACGGGCGGCGGCGAGATCCGCGAGCGCGTGCTGAGCGACGCCGAGCCGAGCTGGACGCTCGGCGACCCGGAGGCACCGGCAGGCACCGCCGGTGCGGACGCCGCCGGGACCACCTTCGCGGGCTACGTGGCGCTCGGGATCGAGCACATCGCAACCGGCTGGGACCACCTGGCCTTCGTGCTCGCGCTGCTCCTGCTCGCGGGCAGCCTGCGCGAGGTCGCGGGCCTCGTGACGGGCTTCACGGTCGCCCACAGCGTGACCCTCGCGCTCGCGGTGCTCGGCGTGGTGCGGCCCGAGCCGGCGGCGATCGAGGCCCTGATCGGCTTCTCGATCGCGCTCGTGGCGGCGGAGAACGGCTGGCTGCTCGGCGGGGGCGGGCGCGGCGTGCCGTGGGTGGCGTGCGGCGGGCTCCTCGCGCTCGCCGCGCTCGCGGCGGCCGGGATCGGCGCGGTGCCGGCCGGCGCGCTCGTCGGCCTCGCGCTCTTCTCGGCCTGCCACTTCGGACTGCTCGCGCGGGTGGAGCGGCCCGCGCGCCTGCGCGCCGCGGTGGCCTTCGCCTTCGGGCTGATCCACGGCTTCGGCTTCGCCGGCATCCTCGCCGAGCTCGCGCTGCCGGCCGAGCGGCTGGTGCCGGCGCTGCTTGGCTTCAACGTCGGCGTCGAGCTCGGCCAGCTCGCGATCGTGGCGGCTGCCTGGCCGCTCCTGCGCGCCCTTGCCCGGATCGACGGCGGCCGCCCGCACCGGCTCGTTGCCGAGCTCGGCTCCGCCGCGGTCTGCGGCCTCGGCCTCTTCTGGTTCCTGACCCGCACCTTCGGGTAGCCGCGGCCGGCGGGGCTGCGAACCCCCGGGCATTCGCCGGCTTCCCCGCCTCAAGTTCGCCTCCGCGAGCGCCGAAGAACGGCCGGCGGGGAGGGATCGATGGCGGGCTCGCAGGCGTTCGAATGGCTGTGTGAGGCGATCGAGGCGGGAACGTCGCTCGAGCGCCTCGAGGCACGCGGCACGGTCCGCATCGCGCTCAAGGAGGCAGGCCTCGAGGCGCGCACCGCAACCCCCGCGGAGCTCGCGGTGGTCGTCGCGAGGATCCTCCCGCGCGAGCTG from Deltaproteobacteria bacterium harbors:
- a CDS encoding MFS transporter, with product MSVTSAPPPEAPAPDAATADPWSPLRLAVFRSLWIAGLASNVGTWMQNVGAAWLMTTLAPTPFWVSLVQAASSLPFFLLAIPAGALADVVDRRRLLLAAQAWLAVSAAALAALALTGVIGPAGLLALTFSIGVGSTFVAPAFLALIPELVPREEIPEAVSLNGISMNLARAAGPAAGGLVVAAAGAGAAFGANALSYLGVIGVLARWRRAPAETRLPPEDLIGAMRAGLRYVRHSAPLRLVLIRVAVFVLPASAVWALLPLYAREQLALGPAGYGGLLAFFGAGAVAAGVGLPRLRARVGPQRVTTLSALGFAAAMLLLGIVPPLPVAAGALALAGAGWLALLTTLSAAAQLVLPAWVRARGLSVYLLVLMGGLALGSAAWGLGAESIGVPAAFELAGAAVALSRLFVWRLRLPAGDAPDLTPAARWPDPQLGVAVAADRGPVLVTVEYQVEAGDAEPFAAAMRALGEIRLRDGALRWGLWGDAARPGHYLESFVIESWLEHLRQHERMTAADREVQAIAQRFHRGGAAPRVTHYVHERIPKA
- a CDS encoding Gfo/Idh/MocA family oxidoreductase; its protein translation is MSDPATPSASPSPVRPAPLRIGILGAARIAPMALVRPAARVPEVMVVAVAARDPAKARRFAARHGVPRVLDSYEALLADPDVDALYNPLPNGLHCEWTIRALHAGKHVLCEKPIASNAAEAERMAATARETGRTLVEAFHWRYHPLAERMRAVVAGGELGRLRHLEAWFCFPMIFPNDIRWRWDLAGGALMDTGCYTISMLRHLAAADPAVPASEPTVTSARAWLRTPQVDRRFEAALRWPDGRTGRIVCGLLTGTIVRTSLRAVGDTGEMRVLNPLVPHLGNWLRVRGASGRRSEQVPRGESTYTHQLRAFAAAVGHGAPVPTGPADAVANMRVIDAAYRAAGLRPRAT
- a CDS encoding PilZ domain-containing protein; its protein translation is MDKDLLVLGASAPEMELLRARLGRMGYRAVPAKTPDQARAFLRVAGSRVGAVVVPSDLPVTNLRAALLSLRTIGAGGELVFLAGGREPDAEGRRRLRDAGIELAVFDPCDTHTLRFQVNRALAGLERMRGRRRTVRAPADWPVVIHTGAGRVKEGRVYSISATGAFVTVGQPSMTRARVSLDLALPQGGPLSAAGRVVMTNVPGNVMRRNLPFGMGIRFEQLSEGASVSLLVYAQERFRALSL
- a CDS encoding peptidyl-prolyl cis-trans isomerase; its protein translation is MGRITALGGLVAQGGSRSIAWLGAGALVGLVAAGLSLLGSGAGAPALPEGAVATVNGAALRAADYQRALAALESDRRNPVGAAEERFVLDRLVDEELLVQRALELGLAKSDRLVRNQLVTAMIAAVTEDAALAEPDEATLRAFHAGHPDRFTEPGRLRARQLWVRAAPLRSEAEARARAADAAARLRAGAPFDAVAAALGDPLVAPLPDAPLPAAKLAGYAGPDALAALAAAAPGAVSEPLAFAGGFQVLLLSAREAPVSLPYDAVADDVRAEWRRRAGDEALRRYLAELRERAEIEIAGPAS
- a CDS encoding phage holin family protein, encoding MAGFLLRLAISAFGLWVAAKIVPGMAFDGPGTLLVAAFLLGFVNAFVRPLLVVLTLPLTIVTLGLFLLVVNGLMLMLVAWLLPGFALAGLGTAVLGAIVSALAAWFASSLIGSSGRIETLPERVG
- a CDS encoding RES domain-containing protein codes for the protein MAEAARALEVVRPPSRLFRISRRPDPWTWPNWAHVSDDHTFGNRWDDPRGIYRVLYAASQRQGAFLEVLARFRPDPAVVAGLARIAAEADAIPPGMVPASWLRRRVMGEASVLGTFAHVGRRRSLAHLRRLLAARLVHYGLPDLDAGTIRLTAPRRLTQEISRCIFEMTEVGSVEPSYHGICYLSRLGDELENWAIFEMSEASGGEPRIEPGRVSDLSPEDPDFQAVLRVHELTLMDLHPGGG
- a CDS encoding glycoside hydrolase family 3 C-terminal domain-containing protein, whose translation is MPDPRIARWLAELTLDEKAALVAGADLWHTAAIPRLGIPALRVTDGPNGARGVSFRGALTSACFPCGAAQGASFDPALVERIGAALAEEARSKGAGVLLAPTVNLQRTPTGGRNFECASEDPFLAARMAAAFVRGVQGRGVGACVKHFACNDAEWERHRASVEVDERALRELYLAPFEAAVREAGAWSVMAAYNRLGGLHCSEHERLLTGILREEWGFDGVVISDWFATRSGPASIRAGMDLEMPGPPRHYGAKLAGAVKAGEADAAALDTSVRRVLGLLARTGALDAGAPLPERSEDRPEHRALAREAAAAGMVLLRNAGDALPLAGRRPGAGGAGTPVRAGIVDRLAVIGPNADRAVIQGGGSARVTPHDPVSPLAGIAERAAPAGIELLFARGPTCYRTLPALEAADVEGAIELEVFAGAEPGEAPLRRERTRSGEVLWLTPPAPIAAGERFSARLRTRLRAREGGAQRLSLVSAGRARLRVDGREAIDLWGGRERGSAFFGLGSQEVEIALPLASGASVEIEVDFAHDRPGLPAGLRVGFAPPEPSDALARAVAAAHGADAAVVVVGLDEDWESEGRDRDSFALPGRQDELVAAVAAANPRTIVVVNAGSPVAMPWAEDAAALLQLWYPGQEGGRALADVLFGDADPGGRLPLTIPLRMEDTPAFLSCPGEGLTLRYDEGVFAGYRWYDARGVEPRFPFGHGLSYARFAYGALRLVREEVAAGEEVAAEIEVTNTGPRAGVEVVQLYLEPPPGPWRRPPRALAGFAKLRLAPGERGVARFRVAPRALAIWDGAAQRWHVEPGAYALAAGRSSRDLRARAGFRVS
- a CDS encoding HupE/UreJ family protein codes for the protein MSPRLVARLVLAALACLLAGDAGAHGRSLSWSSWRLTPDGAAVRVRVPLLELTRLGVDPVRDPRAPASVAQRLAAELRLARGGRPCEPLGDPLPAPAPEGQAVYEWRVRCERSGGYRLTSTFLLDAAPSHLHFARVETGGGEIRERVLSDAEPSWTLGDPEAPAGTAGADAAGTTFAGYVALGIEHIATGWDHLAFVLALLLLAGSLREVAGLVTGFTVAHSVTLALAVLGVVRPEPAAIEALIGFSIALVAAENGWLLGGGGRGVPWVACGGLLALAALAAAGIGAVPAGALVGLALFSACHFGLLARVERPARLRAAVAFAFGLIHGFGFAGILAELALPAERLVPALLGFNVGVELGQLAIVAAAWPLLRALARIDGGRPHRLVAELGSAAVCGLGLFWFLTRTFG